The following is a genomic window from Brevibacterium limosum.
TGCGTCTCCCCCAGCCCGATGCCGTCATCGGCGATCGTCACGCTCAGATGGTCTCCGTCGCGTTCGGGAGTCACCCACACATGGCCGTTGAGCGTCTCGCCCGGTTCCAAGCCTTCGAGGTTCTCGGTGGGGAATCCGTGCTCGATCGCATTCGTGATCAGCTCCGTGATCGCCAGGGCCAAGGAGGTGGCATCGGCGGAGGAGATGGTGCCGAAGCTTCCGCATCGTTTGAGTTCGATGTGCACCAGCGGGCTGGTCAGCTCGGGTGTCAGACGCAGACCCTTGTCGACGACTTCGTCGAAGTCCACTTCCGATTCGACGCCTTGGCTGAGCACATCATGGACCACGGCGATGATCGAGACTCGGCGCATCGCCTCGGTCAGGGCGCTCTTGGCCTCGGGGCTGTCGATGCGACGGGTCTGCAGTCGCAGCAGGGCAGAGACGGTCTGCAGGTTGTTCTTCACCCTGTGGTGCATCTCTTTGATCATAGCGTCGCGGGAGAGCAGCTCCCGTTTGCGGCGGCGGATCTCGGAGACGTCGCGAGCGAGTACGATCGCACCGATCCGCTCCCCCTCATCCGTCAGCGGGATCGCTCGCAGGGACACACTCGTGCGCCCGACTTCGAGTTCGGTCCGCCACGGAGCACGTCCCGTGAGTACCAGCGGGAGAGTCTCGTCGACCTGACGCAGCTCGGCGCCGAGGCTCGAGACCACCTCGGAGAGGTAGCTGCCTTCGATCTCTCCGCCGTAGCCGAGACGATGCATCAGCGATACGGCGTTCGGGGAGGCATATTGGACATGCGAATCGCGATCGAGGATGAAGATGCCGTCACCGACCCGCGGTTCGCCGTGCCGGGCTCCGGACGGGGCGTCACGGTCGGGAAAGGTGCCCTGCACGATCATCCGCATCAGCGCCATCGCCGTTTCGCGGTAGAACTTCTCCAGCCGTGATGACCCTCTGCGGCGGACCTCTTCCGAGTACCTGACGACGAGGGCGATGGCCTCACCATTGCGGAGGATCGGCACCGCCTCGGCGAGGATGTCGACATCGGAGGATCCGGCGCTGATGCCCATTTCGTGGGCCGCGGCGACGTGGGTGACATAGCTGCGGGTGCTGCTGGCCTGGTCGAGCAGCTCCTTCTCCAGGCCGGTCGCCCGAGCCCCGATCAGATCTCGGTTGAACAGTGTCGCCCCGGTCGTCGACCGCGCATGGGCGAGCACCGTATAGGCACCGCTGAGCGACGGCACCCACAGGACGAGGTCGGCGAAGGAGAGATCGGCCAGCAGCTGCCAGTCCCCGACGAGCAGATGGATGCGTTCGACGTCTGACTCATCCGTGAGGCCCTCGGCCGCCAGCAGTTCGTTGAGCACGATTCGTTCCTCCCAGGTGAGATCAGCAGACCCGGGTACCCCTCGGATCTGCTGAAAAGTCGATGTTCAGACGCTACCACTTAATCGGCGTGCGGACGGACCCGGCGGCGCCGTCCGACCGGTCACGACTGACTCGCCGATCGCGGCCGACCGGCCGATCGGGGCCGACCGGCCGAGCGGCCGATCGGGGGCCGAGCGGCCGAGCGGCCGATCGGGGGCCGAGCGGCCGAGCGGCCGATCGGGGGCCGACCGCGGGGTCGACCGCGTCCTGAGTCAGCTCAGCTGTTGTGTTCGCTTTCCCAGGTCGAGGAGCGGACCATCGACCGCAGCGAGCGCAGCAGCACCGACAGCGGCGCCTGGGTGACGGTGTCGAGTCCGAGGATCGTCTCCGTCGTCTCGAGCACCCGGCCCACGACCGTCTCGTTGCGTTCGAGCCATTCGGCCAGCCGCTGCTTCGCCCGCTCGTCCGGGGTGCCGGAGATCGGCGAATCCGTGGCGGCCAGGACCGTTCCGGTCACCGACAGGATCGCCGCGTAGTACTCGTCACGCATGGATCCGCGGGCCAGAGCCGACCACCGGTCGCTGCGGTCGAGTTCGCCGATGAGGGTGAGGATCTGCGAACCGGAGAAGCGTTCGTTCACCGCGTAGTAGACCTCTGCGACATCCTCGGCGGATTCGTTCGCGCGGGCCGCCAGCTGGGTGATGTCCAGCAGCACGAACTCATCGAGCAGAGCCGCGGATCGCCATGCGAGTTCGCTCGGGACACCTTCGTCGATGTAGCCCTGAGCCTTCGCCTCCATGGTCTCCGCGTCGTAGCCGTCGACGAGTTCCGGGACCCTGGAGCGCAGCGCCTCGACGACCTTGCCGTACATCTCGATGCCGGAATCGACGTCGAGCCTGTCCGGCGCCTGTTGCACGAGCCAGCGTGAGGAACGGTCGAGCACACGCACATAGTCGTGCTGGAGCTTCACCTGCACCTCGGTCGGCACCTGGTTGTCCAGGGCGCACACCGCGGCGAAGAAGTCGTCGAGACCGAAGATCTCCGAGACCACGACGAATACGCGCGCGATCTGCGGCACCGAGGCCGGGGTCTCCTCCAGCATCCGGTAGATGTAGGTCAGTCCGCCGCGGTCGACGAGGCGGTTGACGAGCTTCGCCGTCGCGATCTCCCGGTGCAGCGGGTGTTCGGGGATGAGCTCCCCGTATTTCTCCTGCAGTGTCTCCGGGAAGTAGGACACGAGTTCCCGACGCATCCACGTCTCATCGGGCACGGCGCTGTCGAGGATCTCATCGGCGGCGTGCATCTTCACATAGGCCAGCAGCACGGCGAGTTCTGGTGACACGTAGT
Proteins encoded in this region:
- a CDS encoding sensor histidine kinase; this encodes MLNELLAAEGLTDESDVERIHLLVGDWQLLADLSFADLVLWVPSLSGAYTVLAHARSTTGATLFNRDLIGARATGLEKELLDQASSTRSYVTHVAAAHEMGISAGSSDVDILAEAVPILRNGEAIALVVRYSEEVRRRGSSRLEKFYRETAMALMRMIVQGTFPDRDAPSGARHGEPRVGDGIFILDRDSHVQYASPNAVSLMHRLGYGGEIEGSYLSEVVSSLGAELRQVDETLPLVLTGRAPWRTELEVGRTSVSLRAIPLTDEGERIGAIVLARDVSEIRRRKRELLSRDAMIKEMHHRVKNNLQTVSALLRLQTRRIDSPEAKSALTEAMRRVSIIAVVHDVLSQGVESEVDFDEVVDKGLRLTPELTSPLVHIELKRCGSFGTISSADATSLALAITELITNAIEHGFPTENLEGLEPGETLNGHVWVTPERDGDHLSVTIADDGIGLGETQNPGNGLGTQIVRTLVSADLAGSIQWQPREGGGTVAVLDVPLRPDSYD